In a single window of the Petrotoga olearia DSM 13574 genome:
- a CDS encoding acetyltransferase translates to MSNSIVLVGGGGHCKVVLDVIKENNYYDEIFISDLKENIGKEILDIRIKYVDEQLADLYNKGINFAFVSMGKININDQRMKLYKKIKNIGFKIPTIISKSSNVSIYTVISGGTFIGKNAIVNPGVKIGENCIINTGAIVEHDCIIGDNVHIGPGAVLSGGVKIGENSFIGTGVTIIQNTNIVGNTLIGAGAVVIKNIARSGVYVGNPAKEIRKE, encoded by the coding sequence ATGTCTAATAGTATTGTGCTAGTTGGTGGAGGTGGCCATTGTAAAGTAGTACTTGATGTAATTAAAGAAAATAATTATTACGATGAAATCTTTATAAGTGATTTAAAAGAAAATATTGGTAAAGAGATATTAGATATTAGAATAAAATATGTGGACGAGCAACTAGCAGATTTGTACAATAAAGGAATTAACTTTGCATTTGTTTCAATGGGGAAGATAAATATTAATGACCAGAGAATGAAATTATACAAAAAAATCAAAAATATCGGTTTTAAAATTCCAACAATAATTTCAAAGTCTTCCAACGTTTCTATTTATACAGTAATAAGTGGGGGAACATTTATTGGGAAAAACGCCATTGTTAATCCGGGAGTTAAAATTGGCGAAAACTGTATTATTAACACAGGTGCAATTGTAGAACATGACTGTATAATTGGGGATAATGTGCACATAGGGCCAGGTGCAGTTTTGAGTGGGGGAGTAAAAATTGGAGAAAATTCATTTATTGGAACAGGGGTTACAATAATACAAAATACAAATATTGTAGGGAATACTTTAATCGGAGCAGGAGCGGTGGTAATAAAAAATATAGCAAGGTCAGGAGTATATGTTGGGAATCCGGCTAAAGAAATAAGGAAGGAATAA
- the neuC gene encoding UDP-N-acetylglucosamine 2-epimerase codes for MKKICFFTGTRAEYGLLYPLMKLIKEKNEYELQIIASGMHLSPEFGLTYKEIEKDGFKINEKIEILMSSDSDIGINKAIGLGLISFSETLKRLDPDILIILGDRFEALSMAISSYIMKIPIAHIHGGERTEGAIDEGIRHSITKMSYLHFTSTAEYRKRVIQLGEIPERVFNVGAIGLDNIKNLKLLSKEQIEETLNFKFGDKNILFTYHPTTLNTDQLEEEIEEIMKALEKLIKIGYKIIITKSNADEGGRFINQFIDKFSVKQKDKVFVSTNFGTLKYLSIMRYVDFILGNSSSGIVEAPSLKVPTINIGERQKGRVIGNSIIDVKPLEEEILKAVSIAQNMDRKKINNPYDQGGATQKIYDILKDYLENNKINIKKEFYDIKFSI; via the coding sequence ATGAAAAAAATATGTTTTTTTACAGGAACTCGAGCTGAGTATGGACTATTATATCCTTTAATGAAATTAATAAAAGAAAAAAATGAGTACGAACTTCAAATAATTGCATCTGGAATGCATCTTTCACCCGAATTTGGATTAACTTATAAAGAAATAGAAAAAGATGGCTTTAAAATAAATGAAAAAATAGAGATACTTATGTCAAGCGATTCAGACATAGGAATTAATAAAGCAATAGGTCTTGGTTTAATAAGTTTTTCTGAGACGTTAAAACGTTTAGATCCTGATATATTAATCATACTTGGAGATAGATTTGAAGCACTTTCAATGGCTATCTCTTCTTATATAATGAAAATACCTATTGCTCACATTCATGGAGGAGAAAGAACTGAAGGAGCTATCGATGAAGGGATTAGACATTCTATTACAAAAATGAGCTATTTGCATTTTACCTCTACGGCAGAATATAGGAAAAGGGTTATTCAATTGGGGGAAATTCCTGAAAGGGTTTTTAATGTAGGGGCAATTGGATTAGACAATATTAAAAATTTAAAATTATTATCTAAAGAACAAATAGAAGAAACGCTTAATTTTAAATTTGGCGATAAAAATATTTTGTTTACTTATCATCCCACCACATTAAACACCGATCAGTTGGAAGAAGAAATAGAAGAAATTATGAAAGCGTTAGAAAAATTAATTAAAATAGGATACAAAATTATAATAACAAAAAGTAATGCAGATGAAGGTGGAAGATTTATAAATCAATTTATTGATAAATTTTCTGTAAAGCAAAAAGATAAAGTATTTGTATCTACGAATTTTGGAACGTTAAAATATCTGTCTATTATGCGTTATGTAGATTTCATTTTGGGAAATTCTTCAAGTGGAATTGTAGAAGCTCCATCGTTAAAAGTTCCAACAATAAATATCGGAGAAAGACAAAAAGGTAGAGTTATAGGAAATAGTATAATAGACGTGAAACCATTGGAAGAAGAAATACTCAAAGCGGTAAGTATCGCTCAAAATATGGATAGAAAAAAAATCAATAATCCGTATGACCAAGGTGGGGCAACTCAGAAAATTTATGATATTTTAAAAGATTATCTTGAAAATAATAAAATAAATATAAAAAAAGAATTTTATGATATAAAATTTTCTATATGA
- the neuB gene encoding N-acetylneuraminate synthase, translating into MLKRGVFIIAEAGVNHNGDINLAYKLIDEAKEAGADAVKFQTFKAEKVLSKYTKMADYQKKNLGKEVSQIDMVKSLELSYNDFEKLKNYSDEKDIIFLSSPFDEESVDFLDKLVPYYKIPSGEIVNYPYLKHIASKNKPIIMSAGMANLSNVEKALDTIYSVNNTVEIYLLHCTTNYPCPYDEVNLKAMLTLKDAFKLPVGYSDHTLGIEVPIAAVALGAQVIEKHFTLDKNMPGPDHKASLNPAELKSMVKAIRNIEIALGTGIKKPNKSEEEIENVVRKKLVASRDIEAGKIISEKDIAIKRSNEGLVPEFLDIIVGKKIIKEIKEDEGYTWQHFMEE; encoded by the coding sequence ATGCTAAAAAGAGGAGTTTTTATTATTGCAGAGGCTGGAGTAAATCACAATGGCGATATAAACTTAGCATATAAACTAATCGATGAAGCAAAAGAAGCTGGGGCAGATGCGGTTAAATTCCAAACATTTAAAGCGGAAAAAGTCCTTTCCAAATATACAAAAATGGCTGATTATCAAAAAAAGAATTTAGGAAAAGAAGTGTCACAAATTGATATGGTAAAAAGTCTGGAATTATCATACAATGATTTTGAAAAATTGAAAAATTATTCCGATGAGAAAGACATAATTTTTTTGTCTTCGCCTTTTGATGAAGAAAGCGTGGATTTTTTGGACAAATTAGTACCATATTACAAAATCCCTTCAGGGGAAATTGTGAATTATCCGTATCTAAAGCATATTGCAAGTAAAAATAAACCAATAATAATGTCCGCGGGAATGGCCAACTTGTCGAATGTAGAAAAGGCTTTAGATACAATATATTCAGTGAATAACACCGTAGAAATTTATTTACTTCATTGCACCACTAATTATCCCTGTCCATATGATGAAGTTAATCTAAAAGCTATGTTGACGTTAAAAGACGCTTTTAAGCTCCCTGTAGGATACTCTGATCATACACTTGGAATAGAAGTACCTATAGCAGCAGTTGCTTTAGGAGCTCAAGTAATAGAAAAACATTTCACTTTAGATAAAAACATGCCAGGACCTGATCATAAAGCTTCTTTAAATCCCGCCGAATTAAAAAGCATGGTAAAAGCAATTAGAAATATTGAAATTGCCTTAGGAACTGGAATAAAAAAACCCAATAAAAGTGAAGAAGAAATAGAAAACGTTGTTAGAAAAAAATTAGTAGCTTCAAGAGATATAGAAGCTGGAAAAATCATATCAGAAAAAGATATTGCTATAAAAAGATCTAATGAAGGACTAGTCCCAGAGTTTTTAGACATTATAGTTGGTAAGAAAATAATCAAAGAAATAAAAGAAGATGAAGGTTATACTTGGCAACATTTTATGGAGGAATAA
- a CDS encoding cytidylyltransferase domain-containing protein, producing MYNNKSFLAIIPARGGSKGIKDKNIINLKGKPLIAYTIDAAKESQVFDEIIVSTDSLKIAEISKSFGAKVPFLRPEKLASDNAKTVDVIIHALNYYVNKNIEFDYFMLLQPTSPLRNSKDIKNAVNLLFEKNANSVVSVCETEHSPLWSNTLPDDLSLANFIKQEVKNIPRQELPKYYRINGAIYISNVDFFIREKDFYGEKSYAYIMPPERSIDIDNLVDLKLVEILLGGVYEDKRDQ from the coding sequence GTGTATAATAATAAAAGTTTTTTAGCTATAATTCCTGCAAGGGGTGGATCAAAAGGAATAAAAGATAAGAATATAATTAATCTAAAAGGTAAACCATTAATAGCTTATACTATAGATGCGGCAAAAGAATCTCAGGTATTTGATGAAATTATAGTTTCAACGGATTCTTTAAAAATTGCTGAAATATCAAAAAGTTTTGGTGCCAAAGTCCCTTTTCTGAGACCAGAGAAATTGGCCAGTGATAATGCTAAAACTGTAGACGTCATTATTCATGCCTTGAATTATTACGTAAATAAAAACATAGAATTTGATTATTTTATGTTATTACAGCCAACATCGCCTTTAAGAAATTCCAAAGACATTAAAAATGCTGTTAATTTATTGTTTGAAAAAAATGCTAATTCAGTAGTTAGCGTTTGTGAGACTGAACATTCACCATTATGGAGTAATACACTTCCAGATGATTTGTCACTTGCAAATTTCATCAAACAAGAAGTAAAAAATATACCAAGACAGGAATTGCCAAAGTATTACAGAATAAATGGAGCTATATATATTTCAAATGTTGATTTTTTCATTAGAGAGAAAGATTTTTATGGAGAAAAAAGTTATGCATATATAATGCCACCTGAGAGATCTATAGATATTGACAACTTGGTCGATTTGAAATTAGTAGAGATATTGTTAGGAGGCGTCTATGAAGATAAAAGAGATCAATGA
- a CDS encoding sugar phosphate nucleotidyltransferase: MKIKEINDFTLISKDATMDHIIENLNKSTYKILFVSENNKILGTLTDGDIRRYIYDKKNNLSKLKAKDMMNSKFKYIYEDEYEKLSYNDLLKYNVEYLPVLNKNMEIIKVIRIPINFQEISKLKTKVLIMAGGKGTRLYPLTKVVPKPLVPFRDKTIIEQIMEQFINSGFDEFILSVNYKKELIKNYFMDLKYDIKYIEEKDFLGTAGSISYLRFYDITKPFFVANCDVLLNIDFSEVLEYHLKENADITIVSSKENIDVAYGVIRFDEKNNFLQIDEKPNYEFFVNTGIYVLNPEIIELIELEEKIDMPELLKRARAANKTIKVYQSKSKMTDIGQWEYYKKFL, encoded by the coding sequence ATGAAGATAAAAGAGATCAATGATTTTACTTTGATAAGTAAAGATGCAACTATGGATCATATAATTGAGAATTTGAACAAATCAACTTATAAAATACTTTTTGTTTCTGAAAACAACAAAATCCTTGGCACCCTTACTGATGGAGATATTAGAAGATATATTTATGATAAAAAAAACAACTTATCTAAGTTAAAAGCTAAAGACATGATGAATTCAAAATTTAAATATATATATGAAGATGAATATGAAAAGCTATCCTATAACGATCTTCTAAAATACAATGTTGAGTACTTGCCAGTTTTAAACAAGAACATGGAGATTATTAAGGTAATAAGAATCCCCATAAATTTTCAAGAAATATCAAAACTAAAAACAAAAGTCTTGATAATGGCTGGGGGGAAAGGTACAAGGCTTTATCCTTTAACTAAAGTTGTTCCTAAGCCTTTGGTACCTTTTAGAGATAAAACAATAATAGAACAAATAATGGAGCAATTCATTAATTCAGGATTCGATGAATTTATTTTAAGTGTGAATTACAAAAAAGAACTTATTAAAAATTATTTTATGGACTTAAAGTATGACATTAAATATATTGAAGAAAAAGATTTTCTTGGAACAGCGGGGAGCATATCTTATCTAAGGTTTTACGATATAACAAAACCTTTTTTTGTTGCAAATTGTGATGTTTTATTGAATATAGATTTTTCCGAAGTCCTTGAATATCATTTAAAGGAAAATGCTGATATTACCATTGTTTCTTCAAAAGAAAATATCGATGTTGCTTACGGAGTAATAAGATTTGACGAAAAGAACAATTTTTTGCAAATAGATGAAAAGCCTAACTACGAATTTTTTGTAAATACAGGTATATACGTTCTAAATCCAGAAATAATAGAGCTGATTGAGTTAGAAGAAAAGATAGATATGCCTGAATTATTAAAAAGGGCAAGGGCTGCCAATAAAACCATAAAAGTTTATCAATCAAAATCAAAAATGACCGACATTGGTCAATGGGAATATTATAAAAAATTTTTGTAG
- a CDS encoding lipopolysaccharide biosynthesis protein, whose product MIDSIKKIMNNRVVKAGSWYTFTNFFTKGVAFLTIPIFTRLLTPADYGVTSLYTSWLSILTVIISLDLMGSIGRGKFDFKEDYDGFASSVAFLGFLSFLIFSIILVIFRNAFSAFMGLDLPLFYILIFHSFFDFILNFTNAKFRFEYKYKIVSMVTILTSLVGVALSIYFILNIFEANRALGKISGQFLPISIIGSFYFIFLLSKGKKFINLRYWKYALLLSIPLIPHNLSGIINAQFDRIIIDKFLGSTPTGIYSFAYNVGMIVTVILVAGNTAWIPWFYEKMENKEYLKIKKRGNLYRDLFTMAYGAILMFSPELIKIMADESYWEGLIIIPYVFGAYYFQFLYTFEANVEFFLKKPALISIGTILSAVINVVLNIWLIPIFGYIAAAVTTLISYIFLFIFHYLMTNKIIKKTVYGIRFHLISILYVTIITLYFVLFQSMLLPRLIGLLGILGYFYFSSFRKYLKD is encoded by the coding sequence ATGATAGATTCAATTAAAAAGATAATGAACAATAGGGTAGTTAAAGCTGGTAGTTGGTATACTTTTACTAATTTTTTTACAAAAGGTGTCGCTTTTCTAACTATCCCTATCTTCACAAGATTATTAACCCCAGCCGATTATGGTGTTACTTCATTGTATACCTCATGGTTATCGATCCTAACTGTAATTATAAGTTTAGACTTAATGGGGAGTATAGGAAGAGGAAAGTTTGATTTTAAAGAAGATTACGATGGTTTCGCCTCATCTGTTGCTTTTTTAGGTTTTTTGAGTTTTTTAATATTTTCAATCATTTTAGTTATATTTAGAAATGCATTTAGTGCTTTCATGGGGTTAGACCTTCCATTGTTTTATATTTTAATTTTCCATTCTTTTTTTGATTTTATTCTGAATTTTACAAATGCAAAATTTAGATTTGAATATAAATATAAGATAGTGTCTATGGTTACAATTTTGACTTCTTTAGTGGGAGTAGCATTATCAATCTATTTCATTTTAAATATTTTTGAAGCAAACAGAGCTCTTGGAAAAATAAGTGGTCAATTTCTTCCTATAAGTATTATAGGTTCTTTTTATTTTATCTTTTTATTATCAAAAGGGAAAAAATTTATTAATTTAAGGTATTGGAAATATGCCTTATTATTGTCAATACCTTTAATACCTCATAATTTATCAGGAATAATCAATGCACAGTTCGACAGAATAATTATTGACAAATTTTTAGGTAGCACTCCCACAGGAATTTATAGTTTTGCCTATAATGTAGGGATGATTGTCACCGTCATATTAGTAGCGGGTAATACTGCATGGATTCCTTGGTTTTATGAAAAAATGGAAAACAAGGAATATTTAAAGATAAAAAAAAGAGGTAATTTGTATCGAGACCTTTTCACCATGGCTTATGGAGCCATTTTGATGTTTAGCCCAGAACTAATAAAAATAATGGCTGATGAAAGTTATTGGGAAGGTCTTATAATAATTCCTTATGTTTTTGGAGCGTATTATTTCCAATTTTTATACACCTTTGAAGCGAATGTAGAATTTTTTCTTAAAAAACCCGCATTAATTTCAATTGGGACGATACTTTCTGCTGTGATAAATGTAGTTTTGAATATTTGGCTAATTCCTATTTTTGGGTATATTGCCGCTGCAGTTACTACTTTAATATCTTATATTTTTTTATTTATTTTCCATTATCTTATGACCAACAAGATTATCAAGAAAACTGTTTATGGAATAAGGTTCCATTTGATATCAATTCTTTATGTTACAATAATTACTTTATATTTCGTGCTTTTTCAGTCGATGCTTTTACCACGATTGATAGGTCTTCTAGGAATATTAGGTTACTTTTATTTTTCTTCGTTCAGAAAATATTTGAAAGATTAA